The DNA segment ATACAGTAAAATCCGCCGACTATATAGTGGAGCTAGGTCCCCAGGCGGGCGACGGCGGGGGAGAGATCGTATATCAGGGAACGCTAAGGAATTTCCTGCGTTCGGCGAAAAACTCGGTCACGAAAAAATACCTCGCAAACGAAAGGAAAATAGAGGTTCCGAGTTCCCGTAGAAAGACCACCGGCAATTCAATAAACGTAATCGGCGCAAAAGAAAACAACCTTAAAAACATCGACGTACGCTTCCCCCTCAGAAGTCTCACGTGCGTAACCGGGGTATCGGGGTCGGGGAAAAGCTCGCTTGTAAACGACATTTTGTATAACGCTCTTTTAAGGAAATTCAGAAGAAAAACGGACAGGGTCGGAAAACACGAACGGATAGAAGGCACGGACAATATAGATGACGTGATAATCCTTGATCAGGCAAGCATAGGAAGAAGCTCGCGGTCAAATCCCGTCACTTATATAAAAGTTTATGACGATATACGCAAGATTCTCGCCGGACATTACCAGGCGAAGCTCCGCAAACTTACCCCTTCGCATTTTTCCTTCAACGTAAGGGGAGGGCGATGCGAGAAATGCATGGGAGAGGGAAGTCACAGGGTCGAGATGCATTTTCTAGCCGACGTCATGGTGACGTGCGAGGAATGTGAGGGCAGGAGGTTCGGAAAAGAAGTTCTTGGCTACAGATACAAAGGAAAGAACATAGATGACATACTCAACCTTACAGTTGACCAAGCCATGGTTTTCTTCTCGGAAAGTGTTGCCGTCACCAGAAAACTCAAGGTTCTAAAAGACGTCGGCTGCGGTTACCTGAGGCTCGGTCAGCCCGCAACGACGCTTTCGGGCGGGGAGGCTCAGAGAATAAAGATAGCCAGGGAACTCTCAAGGAAGGAAAAAAACAACATCCTCTACATCCTCGACGAACCCACGGTAGGACTTCACATTGACGACATAGGAAAACTTCTTAGTGTCCTCAACAGGCTTGTCGATGCCGGAAACAGCGTGATAGTGATAGAACACAACCTTGAGATGATAAAATGCGCCGACCACATAATTGATCTCGGACCCGAAGGTGGAGACAAAGGAGGGCGGATAGTGGCCGCCGGCACTCCCGAGCAGGTAACCTCCGTAAAAAACTCTTACACCGGAGAGTACCTTAGGCCGCTTCTCGGCTAGCCGGGTTATGTATTTTTTCGCCATGGTGTAGAATAAAACCTTAAAAATAATTTTCCGGAGAGAAAAAATGCTTGCAGACAGAAAAATACCTTTTAGCGAATCCAAGGAAGAAGAGTGGGAAATTCTGAAACAGAAGACTGAAGGCGGTATAGAACTTATGCTCGAAGACTCCCAGCGGTGGTTTCTGGCCACGACAGAAGGCGATGGAATCAGGATAACTTCAGCTGAGAAAAACGTGCGGCCGCTTGCAGTTCGCGAACCGCCGCTTATCGAGTTCGATGAGTTTAAAAGAGTGGCAGAAGTCTATAACGACGCCTTTTTCGGCGGAATCGGGGATCTATCGGCAAGACTCGACACTCACAATTCAAGCCCGAACATGCGCTACCTCTTCATGATGATCTACAATCTGATCTAGACGGCCCTGAAAGCGGTAAGTATATCAAGAAACGCTACATCGCATTTGAAAAAATTATCCTATGATCAGATGCCTTACCGAGTGGAAACCAGCTCAAGGATATCTTTAGGCCAATTCAAGAAAACAATTTCAAATATCCTAAACTGCCCGTAGCTCTCAGTCCGACGATCAATCACAACTTCGCCTTAAAACCTATGAGAAGAGCATTAAAATCGCACTTCTGTGTCACTTAAGTTAGATGGATGGAAATTTGGCTCCGGCGGCAGGGCTCGAACCTGCGACCCGATGATTAACAGTCATCTGCTCTGCCAACTGAGCTACGCCGGAACTGTAGAAAATAGAAAAAACCCAAAGAGTAGTTAATTTTATATAGATAAGAAAAACAGTCAATAAATCCAACACCGAGTAAAAATGACCGGGGAAAAAGAAGAAAAAAAGAAACCGGAGAAAGTGAATTCATCTCTTCCCGCACTTTCAAACTCCCTGCAAAGCTATCTGGCGCAGATCAGAAACTACCCCGTTTTGAGTAGAGAGGAGGAGTACGAACTCGCAATGAGGCACAGGGAAACGGGAGACCTTGAGGCCGCTAGGAAACTGATCGTATCAAACCTGAAATTCGTCGTGCGCATCGCGAACGAATACAAAAACTATAACGTAAACACCATGGACCTTATCCAGGAAGGCAACATAGGACTTATGAAAGCCGTAAGGGGCTTTGATCCGACCAAGGGATACAGGCTTATCTCATATGCAGTTTGGTGGATAAGGGCTTACATACAGAACCACATAATGAAAACCTGGAGTCTTGTGAAAGTCGGAACAAACCAGTCCCAGAGAAAGCTCTTTTACAAACTGAGGTCAACGAAAAACAAAATCGAAGCCACCGGAGCGGAGATGGGAGAGGACATTTACTCCGAGATAGCCAGAGAACTTGACGTGCCAGACAGCCAAGTAATCGAGATGGACCGGATAATGTCCGGAAAAGACCTGTCTCTTGACGCAAACATAGAAGGCAGCACGGAACGTACCTACGTTGACATCCTAGGGGACACATTCGATCAGGAGCAATTCCTCGAAGATTCCCAGATCCGACCGCTTGTGGCCAAGAAGATAAAAGAAGCCCTGGAGAGCCTAAAAGACAGGGAAAGATACATTATCGAAAAACGGGTTCTCACCGATTCTCCCGAGACTCTTGAAAAGCTTTCCCGTAAATTCGGCATCTCAAGAGAGCGCGTAAGACAGATAGAAAAAAATGCTCTTAACAAAATCAGGCAGGAATTTCAAAAAGAGCAGTTTCACGTATAAAGTTCTCGGGACAAGCATAAGCCCGAGAGGATTTTTCTCCATAACACCCTGAAATTTCTAACTATTTACGAACCTTCCATTTTTCAATCACAACTGCAAATTTTAATTGAATTAGTACCCGAATTATAATATGTTCTATAGGTAGGTAGTGTGGTTTTTGTTCCCAGTAGAAAATCTAATAGGAGGGATGAATGAGTAGATTTATAATCCTTACCTCTTTTTTACTTGTCTTCATACTGTTTCCTTTCTCATCAAATGCCCAGCAGTTGTATATAAGCACTGAATTGGGAATTGGTATCGGGAATTCTCTGGATACCGACGCCAGTGATACCGATTTCGGTACGCTGTGCGATCAGCACTTAAACAATCCAGAGGACCGTAATCATTTTGCATCTGGTGTATGTTCTTCCGAGACATCAGTCTGGGATAACAGCTTTGACGGTTCAACGGGAGTAATAGCGGGCGTCGCTTTGGGCGTCAGCACAGATTTGGGTGCGAGAATTGAAGCTGAATATCTTTATTTTGGCGCGCAATACGACTCGACATCCCCGGTTGTTGGAGGAGGTGGAGATATTGCGGATAAAGTAAATGAGGAACTTATCCGTTCTGACGAACGCATAGGAGGGGTAAATATAAACAGTCTGTTCGTTAACGTTTATTATGACCTTCCGGTTTCCGGACAGTTGCGTCCTTACATTGGAGGCGGTGTGGGTTTTGGAATGGCCGAGGTGGAATGGGATGCTGTTTGGGCCCGTAATATAAACCCGGATGTAATCACGACGGCGGATGATGCAGAATATCTGGGTGACGGCAACGAAGAAGAGGACCGCCAAGCTCTGCATGGAAGAATCGCCGGTACTTCAAGCACGGCGAGTCACACGCTCGAAGATACGGTGTTCGGTTACCAAGCAATTGTCGGCGTGGACTACATGCTGACCGATAATGCCTCAATTGGAGTCAAGGGTCGCTGGGTCAGGTACGCCAAGTTCAGCGGCACAGATGAGTGGGACCAGTTGCGCAGTCACGCCCCGAACAATGGCCCGGGAACGAATACGGTTGAGTATACAATTGAAACTGACGACTTAAGCGCATTTGGGGTCAGTCTGATTATGAAATACGCGTTCTGATTTCCGCTTCCTCCAAGCGGAGCGGAGCAAAACTTAACGGACCGAGGTCCCGTATGGTTTTTGGGAACACGGCGGTGCTCTCATAAACAGGATGAAGGCATAGGGCCAGTCACCATGAATTCATACGGGATCCTCGAGTCCATCTTAGCAGGAAACTTAACCACTGAGATTTTCCACAGGTCCCGAATCTCAATTCATGTCAATCCCCATCTACACATGAAAAGCTTTTCCTTATATGAATTTTTCAAGTAGAGATAGACTTTTCTAGTCAAGTTTGAACTTCACGAAAAGGAGTTCCGTACAAGCTGTTTGGGATTTACAAACCAGCCTAGTGGGTCTCGCCAAACTCAGAACCGGCGAATTAGTGCAAGGCGTGCAGTGGAAAGCCTGTTTTCAACTTCGTAGTACGCGGCCCTTTTGGGAGTTTCGGGTCCGCAGCAGCGATTATTTGCGGATCGGTTAACAAGATGTGTGCTCTCCCCGAAATCCATATACAAACCTTCAAACCGAAGCGTCCAGGCATCTGACAGCGCAGCTTCGAGGCCGGCTCCAGCCGCCCAGCCCACCTCAGTTGAATCTTTGCTGAAAGAATCATCGGGATCCACCATGGAACCCGATTCATTGGAGTCGATATCGGTTACCGAATTGCTGATTCCGGCAAAAGCCAGTCCGCCGGTGACAAATACCGTTATGCGGCCAACTGCCTGTTCAACTCCCCCGCGCGCAGTAACGATCCATGAAAATTCTGATTCGGCAGTTTCGTCAAGACCTTCAGGATCAAGCTTGTCAGTTGACGCCGATACATTAGTCAGCGTACCGTCAAGCTCGCCTCTCAGGGTAAACCCGCCGACATCGAATTTCCCCCCTACAAGAACCCCACCGACAAAGCCCGTATCGTCGTAATCTGAAACAGAACCCGGGTTGCCCCAGTCAGCAAAACCGTCAATGTCAACGATCCGGTTTTTCATAAAACCGGCACCCATAAAAACCCCGGCGTAATTGCCAAAGCTTGCAAACTCAATTTCACTCTGCGCAGCGCCATCCACGATTTCGCTTGGTGCGAGATCTTCCGGCACGACACCCGAAAAACCGGTATCTGGAATGATCAGACAAGCGAGCAGAAAAACTGCCAAACTACCTGCCAGAAGTTTTGCTCCGTCGTTTTCTCCCAGCGCAAGACCTACAAAGAAATCAATAATCTTTTTCATATGAGTTCCTCTAGGTAATTCAGCATCTTCGGTATGTTGCCGGGCATGTTTCCGCCCGCCTGAGCCATTTCACCGCCCCCGCCTCCCTTTCCGCCGACAATTCCGGCAAGCTCGCTCACTAATTTTCCGGCGTGATACCTGCCGACAATATCTTTCGTAATGCCCACAAGAATAAAAACCTGTCCTCCTCTCTCCGCCACAAGCAAAGCAACTCCATTGCTCATTCTCCCCTTCAGGTAATCCCAAAGAGAGCGTAGTTCCGCCGGTTTTGAAACGGAGACCTTGACCCGAAGAAGATTTATTCCCCCCACGTTCTCAATCTTGTCAATTAACCCTGTGGCCGTTTCAGAAATGGTTTTTGCCCTGAAAGATTCGATTTCCGCTTGAAGTCGTGCGTTTTCGTCAACCACGCCCGCAAGCCTAGAGAGAAGTTCGGAAGTGGGAGCGTTAAGTGCGGAAGAAAATTTGTTCAGTATATTCTCTTGACCTTTCATGTAATTCCACGCCGCCTGGCCGCTTACGGCCTCTATCCTCCTAACCCCCGCAGAAGACGCGCTCTCGGACACTATTTTCATCATTCCTATCTCACCCGAGGCCCGCACATGGGTTCCGCCGCAAAGCTCCTTGCTGTAATCCCCTATGGTTACCACTCTTACCCTGTCGCCGTATTTCTCTTCGAATATCGCAGTGGCACCGTCCTTTATGGCTTCGTCGTATGAGACATCTTCTTTAGTCACGACCGCATCGTCACGTCTTATTCTCTCATTAATAATCTGCTCTATGGAATCAAGTTCTTTTCTTTCAATCGAGGAATAGTGGCTGAAGTCAAATCTGAGCCTGTCTGGTCCGACGAACGATCCCGCCTGGTTCACGTGGGTGCCGAGAATTTCTTTTAAAACGGCATGAAGCACATGGGTTGAGGTGTGGTGAGCCATAACCCCCTGTCTGAACACTGGGTCAACCTCCATACGCACTCCTTCGCCCACCCGCACTTCTCCCCTTTCCACAAGAACATTGTGGAAGAAAAGCGTGGGAGTGAGCTTTTTCGTATCGAGGACTTTCGCCTGAAACCCCTGCCCAGCAATCTCGCCCCTGTCCCCCGTCTGTCCGCCCGACTCTCCGTAAAAAGGGGTGACGTCAGTCAATATCTGGGCTTCCTGACCCTCCTGGGCAGTCTGGGATATCTCTCCGCGACTTATTATTCCCGTAATCACGCTATCGGATGAGAGTGTCTTGTAACCGACAAACTCAGTAGTCGTCTCTCCGGCAAGCTCAAGTAAAAGAGACGCAAGATCGGTTTCACCTCCGCCTCCGCGGGCCTTTCTTGACTTGGTTCTCTGCTTCTCCATCTCTTTCTCAAAACCCTGCAGGTCAATCTCTATACCCTCATTTCTGGTTATGTCCTCCGTGAGGTCAACCGGAAACCCGTAGGTATCATAGAGACTGAAAACCACCTTGCCGGAAAGCTTTTTCTTTTTCCCAAGCTTTGAGATTTCCTGATTAAGGAGTTCAAGCCCCCTGTCCACCGTCTCAAGGAATCTCTCCTCTTCGCTTTTCACCACCTGGGACACGAAATCCCCTTTTTCCCTGATCTCAGGATAGGCCTCTCCCATTATCCCCTCAACCGCGGGCAGAACCCTGTAGACAAAAGGTTCGTCTATCCCCAGAAACTTCGAGTGGCGGACCGCTCTTCTGAGTATTCTCCTTAAAACGTATCCCCTGCCCTCGTTTGACGGGAATACTCCGTCTGAGATAAGAAAGGCAAGCGCTCTTGAGTGGTCCGCTATAACCCTCATCGCCACTTCCGTTGAGCGGTCGGCGGAGTATTCTTTCCCGGAAAGCTCCTCTATACGGTTTATGACGCCTCTTAAAAGATCGGTCTCATAGTTGCTCGGCACTCCCTGAAGAACCGCCGTAAGTCTTTCAAGCCCGAGCCCCGTGTCAATGCTGGGACGAGGAAGGGGCGTCATCTCGCCTTTCTCGTCTCTCTCAAACTGCATGAACACGAGATTCCAGAGTTCGAGATAACGATCGCACTCGCACCCGACCGCGCATCTAGGCTTCCCGCACCCGAACGACTCCCCTTGGTCTATCAGTATCTCGGAACACGGACCGCAAGGACCCGTATCTCCCATTGACCAGAAATTGTCCTTCTCCCCCATTCTGACTATCTTTTTCTTGGGAACGCCGATGTTCTTGTTCCAGATATCAAACGCCTCGTCGTCGTCTTGATAAACGGTGACCCAGAGTTTTTTCTTTGGCAGCCCGTAAACGTTGGTAATAAGATCCCATCCGTAGCTGATGGCTCCCTCCTTGAAGTAATCCCCGAAAGAGAAATTCCCCAGCATTTCGAAAAAAGTATGGTGTCTCGCCGTATACCCTACGTTGTCAAGATCGTTGTGCTTTCCCCCGGCCCTGAGACACTTCTGGGAGGAAACCGCCCTTTCAAAATCCCTGGTCTCAGCTCCCGTGAAAACATTTTTGAACTGAACCATCCCGGCGTTGGTAAAAAGAAGAGTCGGGTCGTTCTCCGGTATGAGAGTCGAACTGCGGACCGGTTCATGGCCTCTTTCGGAGAAATACTCTATGAACTCTCTTCTAACGTCGTATCCTTTCATCTGATAAACCCCCGCACACGCAAACGGCAAACTGCGATTGACTGCGAAGCCCGTTGTTCAGTCCGGATGAGAAAATATAACAGGAATGGTAGAAAACTGAATTGAAGCAAAAGCGGGAAACAAGCAAGAACGTTACTTTCCGGTCCGCCGCAATGCTTCTTCCTCGACCCCAGTAACGGAGTAGCAGAGTTCGCCCTGAACCTTCTCGCGCCTTACCTCGAGATAATCACTTGCGCTTTCGCGGAAATCCGTGGTAACAAATATGCTCCAGGCCCTAGCCCCATCGCAAAGAGTCTTGGCTTCATCCACAAAGGGCTTTGCTTGCGTGAAGACGTCCGATTCCTCCGGCACCGCTAGATCAGCCGAGGCAACGCCCATTTTAAGCTTTAGATCCGACCGGCCTGGTATTCTCTGCCCATTGACAACGCCGGCGAAAAGCTGCATTGTCTCAACTGCGCAGCATACGCAGCTGAGTTCCGCCGCGGGACCTGCATCGGGGTCGGAGTTTGTGAAAAAGGCTACAACCTCATCGCGGAGTATGGCTTCTACTTTCCCCCCGAAGGCACTTATGCTGGTTGAAACGGATTTTCTGTAATCAGCCGTAAGGGAGTTGACGCTAGACGGCGAAATATCTTCAATCAGGTTCTCAAAATCCGCAATCTTTATGACGAGGACGCTGATATCCGTTTTCTCTCCCTCGGAATCTTCAGAGACGGCAACAGGAGAAGATGGCTCTTCAGGTTCCGTATCCTCTTCGTCAGAAACATGGACGATTTCCACAACACCATCGTCAAAGAAATCTTCCGAGGTCTCGGGCGGAGCCTGAAACGAAACTTCGGGCGGAATCTCGGACGGTTTTTCCTGGCTTAGGATTATTTTCGGGCGAAAATCCGCCTGCATCTCAACGGAACCTTCAGCGTCCAGATCTTCTGACTCTCCAAGACCTCCACGTACGGCCGAATCGCCCTCGAGTGAAGAGGTCATTTCGTTAAATTCGCGGCAGAGCCGCTGAACCCCGGCTCCCGCAATAAGCGAAGATCGCCCGTCTAGACGAACCGAGTAATCTCCACTGGCAACGGAACTCAGAGCGTCTGAGAATTCCCTCAAGAACCTAAATGCCCGATCGCTTACAAAACGTATCAAGGAGGTAAAGACAACCGCCAGCAGGGAACCGAAGATCAGGCTCCAGAGCAGGGCGTCAAAGGAGAATTTCTTGCCGATGGAGCTTCTCAGTCCCACAAGTACGGTTTTTCCCTCAGGTCCCCTGAGCGTGAGCTTTTGAAAACCCTCGTCATCCTGAAAGCCGAAGCTTTTCTCAAGCACCCCGTTATGGTCAAGTAGTCTTACGTACCCTACATCGTTTCTGGTATCGAGGACGCTCCTCGCGCGGTCGGCGAAAAACTCCTCCTCGCCGAACACTTCTTCCATCTCAGCAACCCTGAGATCGGCGTATCTCTCCGGAAAATAGAAATACTGGAATACGAAGACCGCCAAGCACGAGAGTATGAGACAGAAAAGAAATACGGGGAAAAATGGAACGAGATTGAAAGATTTTTTCCGGTTTTTCAAAGGACTCAAGATAAATTTCCGTTTAACTTATCCAGAAAAACAACATGCCGGTAAAAGTGTTGCAGTAATTATAATAGGAGAAAAACAAAAAAACTAGTTTTGCGGGGAATCGCTCAGGCGGGGACTACGGAAACCTTGGTTCTGCCTTTTCCGGATTTCTGGAATTTCACAACTCCGTCAGCCATCGCGAATATCGTGTAATCCTTTCCAAGCCCCACGTTCAAACCGGGCTTGATGCTGGTACCACGCTGCCTTACTATTATGTTCCCCTTGACAACCGGCTGGCCTCCGAATTTTTTTACGCCAAGCCTTCTGCCTATGGAATCCCTTCCGTTTTTGGAACTTCCGCCACCTTTTTTGGTTGACATTCTTATCCGCCTCCGCGAATCAAGCGCTTATGCCTGTAATCTCAACGCTGGTCAGGTTCTGGCGATGGCCCGCCTTCTTCCTGTACCCCTTCCTTCTTTTGAACTTGAAAACTACTATTTTCTCGCCCTTTTTCTGCCTTACTATTTTACCCTCAACTCTGGCACTTTCAACAAGAGGGCTGCCGACTTTAACTTCCTCTCCGTCAGCGGACACGAGTAGGACTTCCTCAAAATTAACCTCTTCGCCTGGTTCGCCGGAAATTTTCTCTATATCAATAATGTCACCCGGCTTGACTATGTACTGCTTTCCGCCGGTTTTTATAACAGCGTGCATAAGATCCTCCGCACTTTATGGAAGCACTATTTTGCCTGTTATAAAATTCTTTTGTCAAATACCACCCTGAAAATCCCATGTCTTAAGGCTGGTGTAACGGGACCCCTGAGGTCCGAGTTCGCTTCGTACAAGCCCGATCCTAGTAATGGAAAACTCCGTTGCGTCCACTGGAGGAATCTTTCTGATTCCCCGAAAATCTCCCTTGATCCTGCCTATGGTCACGTGAGGGGTGAACTTTCTTTTTTCCCTCTCGAACCCGTTTTGCAAGACCGCTTGCTGCACTCCGTCAAAAAGAGCTTGGAACCGCTCGCTTCTCACAAGGCACAAGGCCAGCACTCTAGGATTTCTCGGGCCTGGAAACAGACGGAGACCGTCAAACCCCGACTCGACGCATCCAGAACCGCTAACCGCGGAACCGATATCCGTTGATATTCCCACAAGACGCGATTCTTCCACATCGCCCAGGAATCTAAGGGTTACGTGAAATTTCTCCTTGGGCTCCCACCTTACTCCTCGGACAAGATCCCGAAACGAATTCACGTAGCGAAAAAGCGCGTCTTTTGTTTCCTCGGGAAGAAAAGCCGCGATAAAAAGTCTCAAGAGCAAGGTCCTCCCCGCCCGCTATTTCACGCACCAGGTGGAAAACGAATCGTTTTCGCCGCGGGAAAGCGGACGCTTGTTCTCTCCGTTTAAATACATAATATGTATCTGTCTCTTCCCCAGTCTCTTTGAGGAAAAAGTGATGTAGTGGCCGTCGGGAGACCAGGAGGGATGCTCGTTTCTCCCAGAAGAGGTAAGCCTCTGTTCCCCCCGGCCGTCAGGTCCTATGGCGTGGATATCGGCCTTGGATTTTCTTACTTTGACAAACGCTATACGGTTAACCGAAGCATTCGGAGACCATACGGGATCGGTGTTATAGCCGCTCGAGGTAATTCTTACGGCACGGCCTCCCTGCGAACTTATCACGTATATGTTCGGAGTCCCTGCCCGATCCGACACAAAAGCAATCTTTCCGCCGTCGGGAGACCAAGTGGGCGAGAGATCTATGGCGGGAGAGCTGGTAAGCCGCTTCAGTATTTCTCCTGAAGACGAAGCTATGTATATGTCTCCGTTACGGCTAAACGCCACGCGAGTGCCGTCAGGAGACCAGCGCGGAGAATTGTCAAGATGGATGCCTCGGGTTATTCTCTGGCCCTCAGCGGGAAGACGGGTGGCCTTGAAGTTAAGAAGATAGACGTCATGGTCCCAGCTTCTGTCGGAAGTAAAAACCAGACTGTTTCCGTCGCGTGAACAGTCAGGAGAGAGAACCGAAGATCCGTGGTTGGTCAGTCTTTTCCTGTTGTGTCCGTCGTAATCCATTATGAAGAGATCCTTTCCCTGCCCCCTTCCGCTGACAAACACGATCTCGGATTCAAAAAACCCCTCAAGACCCGTAAGTTCCTTCATAAGCTCGCCTGCAAACCTGTGCACCACGTTTCTTATGTGGCGCGGAGACGTCGCGTATCTTCTTCTCATGCGCTCCCGCATTGAGGGCACGTCATAAACTATGAGTTCGTAGAGGACCTCCCGGGACGAAACATCGAAATTTCCGCTCACCAAGTACTTGGTTTTCTGCGCAGCTAAATACTCGAAATCTATGTCTTCAAAAGAGGAGGAAAACAGTATGTTCACCGTGCGGACGTCGAAAAGCGCGGCGTTTGTAAGATCATTTTTGAGGACATCGGTAAAATTTTTCCCGTAAGTGCTTAACTCCCCTTTAGCTTTAAGCACGGCAACAGCAAGGGGAATTTTTTTTATCGGAGAGGCCACCGGCGGGAGCAGTATCTGCGCGGTCGCAAGGCAGGGCAAAAACAAGAGAGTAAGGAAAACCGCAAGCGCTGATCTCATTTTTTTCTCTTTCCAAGCCCCGAGGCTGAAGACTAGGTAACGGTCCCGCAGCGAAAATATATCCTGAGATAAACCTTCAGTCACTCAGTTCAACATTCCAGTAGGACATATCGACAAAGCTCAGGAAAGGCTCCCACTCCTCATACCTCACGGTCCTGAAATGGAGGTTGGAAAAAATACTAGCAGCGGGCTTTACGGGTTTGGTAAGCAGTTTCATGTTCGCCTGCTCGGGAGTCTTTCCTCCCTTTTTCCTGTTGCACTTAACGCAACAGCAAACCACATTGTCCCAAGTGCTTCTTCCACCCATAGACCTCGGAACAACATGGTCAATGGTAAGGTCGCTTTTCGAAAAACCCTTCGCGCAGTACTGGCATTTATCCCCGTCCCTTCTGAAGATGTTTATTCTGTTGAACTTAGGCTGTTTTCTGTGATACCCATCGTACCTCACGAGAATTATCACCCTAGGAACCTTTATGACGCTGGTAACGGTCCTTACGCAGTCGTCGGCATCGACCGAACGGATATCCTTCCACGAATCGAAATCAAACGTCTCGTACTCCCTGTTTACAGCCTTCGCGGCCCCGCCGTAAAGAAGAATAAAAGCTCTTTTCAGGCTGGTTACCGAAACAGGGATGAAAAACCTGTTTAAAACCAGTACCGGTGACTGAAGCATATTAGCCGACTAATTTACCGGCTTGGTAAGGTTATTCAAGAACGGTCCGGCAC comes from the Candidatus Dadabacteria bacterium genome and includes:
- the rpoH gene encoding RNA polymerase sigma factor RpoH, which codes for MNSSLPALSNSLQSYLAQIRNYPVLSREEEYELAMRHRETGDLEAARKLIVSNLKFVVRIANEYKNYNVNTMDLIQEGNIGLMKAVRGFDPTKGYRLISYAVWWIRAYIQNHIMKTWSLVKVGTNQSQRKLFYKLRSTKNKIEATGAEMGEDIYSEIARELDVPDSQVIEMDRIMSGKDLSLDANIEGSTERTYVDILGDTFDQEQFLEDSQIRPLVAKKIKEALESLKDRERYIIEKRVLTDSPETLEKLSRKFGISRERVRQIEKNALNKIRQEFQKEQFHV
- a CDS encoding porin family protein — its product is MSRFIILTSFLLVFILFPFSSNAQQLYISTELGIGIGNSLDTDASDTDFGTLCDQHLNNPEDRNHFASGVCSSETSVWDNSFDGSTGVIAGVALGVSTDLGARIEAEYLYFGAQYDSTSPVVGGGGDIADKVNEELIRSDERIGGVNINSLFVNVYYDLPVSGQLRPYIGGGVGFGMAEVEWDAVWARNINPDVITTADDAEYLGDGNEEEDRQALHGRIAGTSSTASHTLEDTVFGYQAIVGVDYMLTDNASIGVKGRWVRYAKFSGTDEWDQLRSHAPNNGPGTNTVEYTIETDDLSAFGVSLIMKYAF
- a CDS encoding outer membrane beta-barrel protein, with protein sequence MKKIIDFFVGLALGENDGAKLLAGSLAVFLLACLIIPDTGFSGVVPEDLAPSEIVDGAAQSEIEFASFGNYAGVFMGAGFMKNRIVDIDGFADWGNPGSVSDYDDTGFVGGVLVGGKFDVGGFTLRGELDGTLTNVSASTDKLDPEGLDETAESEFSWIVTARGGVEQAVGRITVFVTGGLAFAGISNSVTDIDSNESGSMVDPDDSFSKDSTEVGWAAGAGLEAALSDAWTLRFEGLYMDFGESTHLVNRSANNRCCGPETPKRAAYYEVENRLSTARLALIRRF
- the alaS gene encoding alanine--tRNA ligase is translated as MKGYDVRREFIEYFSERGHEPVRSSTLIPENDPTLLFTNAGMVQFKNVFTGAETRDFERAVSSQKCLRAGGKHNDLDNVGYTARHHTFFEMLGNFSFGDYFKEGAISYGWDLITNVYGLPKKKLWVTVYQDDDEAFDIWNKNIGVPKKKIVRMGEKDNFWSMGDTGPCGPCSEILIDQGESFGCGKPRCAVGCECDRYLELWNLVFMQFERDEKGEMTPLPRPSIDTGLGLERLTAVLQGVPSNYETDLLRGVINRIEELSGKEYSADRSTEVAMRVIADHSRALAFLISDGVFPSNEGRGYVLRRILRRAVRHSKFLGIDEPFVYRVLPAVEGIMGEAYPEIREKGDFVSQVVKSEEERFLETVDRGLELLNQEISKLGKKKKLSGKVVFSLYDTYGFPVDLTEDITRNEGIEIDLQGFEKEMEKQRTKSRKARGGGGETDLASLLLELAGETTTEFVGYKTLSSDSVITGIISRGEISQTAQEGQEAQILTDVTPFYGESGGQTGDRGEIAGQGFQAKVLDTKKLTPTLFFHNVLVERGEVRVGEGVRMEVDPVFRQGVMAHHTSTHVLHAVLKEILGTHVNQAGSFVGPDRLRFDFSHYSSIERKELDSIEQIINERIRRDDAVVTKEDVSYDEAIKDGATAIFEEKYGDRVRVVTIGDYSKELCGGTHVRASGEIGMMKIVSESASSAGVRRIEAVSGQAAWNYMKGQENILNKFSSALNAPTSELLSRLAGVVDENARLQAEIESFRAKTISETATGLIDKIENVGGINLLRVKVSVSKPAELRSLWDYLKGRMSNGVALLVAERGGQVFILVGITKDIVGRYHAGKLVSELAGIVGGKGGGGGEMAQAGGNMPGNIPKMLNYLEELI
- a CDS encoding 50S ribosomal protein L27, which produces MSTKKGGGSSKNGRDSIGRRLGVKKFGGQPVVKGNIIVRQRGTSIKPGLNVGLGKDYTIFAMADGVVKFQKSGKGRTKVSVVPA
- the rplU gene encoding 50S ribosomal protein L21, translated to MHAVIKTGGKQYIVKPGDIIDIEKISGEPGEEVNFEEVLLVSADGEEVKVGSPLVESARVEGKIVRQKKGEKIVVFKFKRRKGYRKKAGHRQNLTSVEITGISA
- the thpR gene encoding RNA 2',3'-cyclic phosphodiesterase — protein: MLLRLFIAAFLPEETKDALFRYVNSFRDLVRGVRWEPKEKFHVTLRFLGDVEESRLVGISTDIGSAVSGSGCVESGFDGLRLFPGPRNPRVLALCLVRSERFQALFDGVQQAVLQNGFEREKRKFTPHVTIGRIKGDFRGIRKIPPVDATEFSITRIGLVRSELGPQGSRYTSLKTWDFQGGI
- a CDS encoding HNH endonuclease; amino-acid sequence: MLQSPVLVLNRFFIPVSVTSLKRAFILLYGGAAKAVNREYETFDFDSWKDIRSVDADDCVRTVTSVIKVPRVIILVRYDGYHRKQPKFNRINIFRRDGDKCQYCAKGFSKSDLTIDHVVPRSMGGRSTWDNVVCCCVKCNRKKGGKTPEQANMKLLTKPVKPAASIFSNLHFRTVRYEEWEPFLSFVDMSYWNVELSD